One Bombus vancouverensis nearcticus chromosome 7, iyBomVanc1_principal, whole genome shotgun sequence DNA window includes the following coding sequences:
- the Snx6 gene encoding sorting nexin 6 isoform X2: protein MMDGICDTADILNNVPPKKTIHTDNVDLSDKSLQVDISDALSEKDKVKFTVHTTTTLPEFQKPDNLVVRQHEEFVWLHDRFEENEEYAGYIIPPCPPRPDFDASREKLQKLGEGEGNMTREEFNKMKQELEAEYLATFKKTVAMHEMFLTRLAHHPVFRNDHNLRVFLEYDQDLCVRGKNKMEMFGGLVKSFSTTTDEYYLSATVKDVNDFFDQEMSFLQTYHHNLKEATARADRQTAKHKDVADSYIKISTNLLQLATTDNGKLERFLTKIAEMFEKLRKVEGRVASDEDLKLSDTLRYYMRDTAAAKRLLFRRLKALHAYESANRALEKARAKNKDVHAAVEVAEAEQAQTEACEKFEQMSEKGKEELVDFKTRRVTAFRKNLIELTELEIKHAKAHAELLKKCLTVLREE from the exons ATGATG gACGGCATATGCGATACTGCTGACATTTTAAATAATGTTCCTCCTAAAAAG acAATTCATACTGACAATGTAGATCTTTCTGATAAGTCATTACAGGTGGATATTTCAGATGCTCTTAGTGAAAAGGATAAAGTAAAATTCACTGTACATACAACAACTACATTACCAGAATTTCAAAAACCAGATAACTTAGTTGTAAGGCAACATGAAGAATTTGTATGGTTACATGACCGATTCGAGGAGAATGAAGAATATGCCGGTTATATT ATTCCTCCTTGTCCACCACGACCAGATTTTGATGCATCTCGTGAAAAGTTACAAAAACTTGGGGAGGGTGAGGGTAACATGACACGTgaggaatttaataaaatgaaacaagAATTGGAGGC TGAATACTTGGCAACGTTTAAAAAAACTGTTGCTATGCATGAAATGTTTTTGACTAGATTAGCACATCATCCAGTTTTTCGTAATGATCATAATTTAAGAGTGTTTTTGGAATATGATCAAGATCTTTGTGTGAGag gGAAAAATAAAATGGAAATGTTTGGAGGTTTGGTAAAATCATTTTCCACTACTACAGATGAATACTATTTGTCTGCAACAGTAAAAGATGTAAACGATTTCTTTGATCAAGAAATGTCGTTTTTACAAACCTATCATCATAATTTAAAAGAAGCAACAGCTCGTGCAGATCGGCAAACTGCCAAACATAAAGATGTAGCAGattcatatattaaaatttctacAAATCTTTTGCAATTAGCTACAACTGATAATGGTAAATTAGAAagatttttaacaaaaatagCAGAGATGTTTGAGAAATTAAGG AAAGTAGAGGGACGGGTAGCATCTGATGAAGATTTAAAATTATCAGACACTCTACGTTACTACATGAGGGATACAGCTGCAGCTAAACGGCTTTTGTTTAGAAGATTGAAAGCTCTACATGCGTACGAATCTGCAAACCGTGCTCTAGAGAAAGCTCGTGCTAAAAACAAAGATGTTCATGCT GCAGTGGAGGTTGCTGAG GCAGAACAAGCTCAAACAGAAGCCTGTGAAAAATTTGAGCAAATGTCAGAAAAGGGAAAAGAAG AATTAGTGGATTTCAAAACGAGGAGGGTAACTGCTTTTAGAAAGAATCTTATTGAATTAACTGAACTTGAAATAAAACATGCAAAA GCACACGCGGAATTGCTCAAAAAATGTTTAACTGTTTTACGAGAAGAGTGA
- the Snx6 gene encoding sorting nexin 6 isoform X1: MFQDGICDTADILNNVPPKKTIHTDNVDLSDKSLQVDISDALSEKDKVKFTVHTTTTLPEFQKPDNLVVRQHEEFVWLHDRFEENEEYAGYIIPPCPPRPDFDASREKLQKLGEGEGNMTREEFNKMKQELEAEYLATFKKTVAMHEMFLTRLAHHPVFRNDHNLRVFLEYDQDLCVRGKNKMEMFGGLVKSFSTTTDEYYLSATVKDVNDFFDQEMSFLQTYHHNLKEATARADRQTAKHKDVADSYIKISTNLLQLATTDNGKLERFLTKIAEMFEKLRKVEGRVASDEDLKLSDTLRYYMRDTAAAKRLLFRRLKALHAYESANRALEKARAKNKDVHAAVEVAEAEQAQTEACEKFEQMSEKGKEELVDFKTRRVTAFRKNLIELTELEIKHAKAHAELLKKCLTVLREE; the protein is encoded by the exons atgtttcaggACGGCATATGCGATACTGCTGACATTTTAAATAATGTTCCTCCTAAAAAG acAATTCATACTGACAATGTAGATCTTTCTGATAAGTCATTACAGGTGGATATTTCAGATGCTCTTAGTGAAAAGGATAAAGTAAAATTCACTGTACATACAACAACTACATTACCAGAATTTCAAAAACCAGATAACTTAGTTGTAAGGCAACATGAAGAATTTGTATGGTTACATGACCGATTCGAGGAGAATGAAGAATATGCCGGTTATATT ATTCCTCCTTGTCCACCACGACCAGATTTTGATGCATCTCGTGAAAAGTTACAAAAACTTGGGGAGGGTGAGGGTAACATGACACGTgaggaatttaataaaatgaaacaagAATTGGAGGC TGAATACTTGGCAACGTTTAAAAAAACTGTTGCTATGCATGAAATGTTTTTGACTAGATTAGCACATCATCCAGTTTTTCGTAATGATCATAATTTAAGAGTGTTTTTGGAATATGATCAAGATCTTTGTGTGAGag gGAAAAATAAAATGGAAATGTTTGGAGGTTTGGTAAAATCATTTTCCACTACTACAGATGAATACTATTTGTCTGCAACAGTAAAAGATGTAAACGATTTCTTTGATCAAGAAATGTCGTTTTTACAAACCTATCATCATAATTTAAAAGAAGCAACAGCTCGTGCAGATCGGCAAACTGCCAAACATAAAGATGTAGCAGattcatatattaaaatttctacAAATCTTTTGCAATTAGCTACAACTGATAATGGTAAATTAGAAagatttttaacaaaaatagCAGAGATGTTTGAGAAATTAAGG AAAGTAGAGGGACGGGTAGCATCTGATGAAGATTTAAAATTATCAGACACTCTACGTTACTACATGAGGGATACAGCTGCAGCTAAACGGCTTTTGTTTAGAAGATTGAAAGCTCTACATGCGTACGAATCTGCAAACCGTGCTCTAGAGAAAGCTCGTGCTAAAAACAAAGATGTTCATGCT GCAGTGGAGGTTGCTGAG GCAGAACAAGCTCAAACAGAAGCCTGTGAAAAATTTGAGCAAATGTCAGAAAAGGGAAAAGAAG AATTAGTGGATTTCAAAACGAGGAGGGTAACTGCTTTTAGAAAGAATCTTATTGAATTAACTGAACTTGAAATAAAACATGCAAAA GCACACGCGGAATTGCTCAAAAAATGTTTAACTGTTTTACGAGAAGAGTGA
- the Snx6 gene encoding sorting nexin 6 isoform X3, which produces MFQDGICDTADILNNVPPKKTIHTDNVDLSDKSLQVDISDALSEKDKVKFTVHTTTTLPEFQKPDNLVVRQHEEFVWLHDRFEENEEYAGYIIPPCPPRPDFDASREKLQKLGEGEGNMTREEFNKMKQELEAEYLATFKKTVAMHEMFLTRLAHHPVFRNDHNLRVFLEYDQDLCVRGKNKMEMFGGLVKSFSTTTDEYYLSATVKDVNDFFDQEMSFLQTYHHNLKEATARADRQTAKHKDVADSYIKISTNLLQLATTDNGKLERFLTKIAEMFEKLRKVEGRVASDEDLKLSDTLRYYMRDTAAAKRLLFRRLKALHAYESANRALEKARAKNKDVHAAEQAQTEACEKFEQMSEKGKEELVDFKTRRVTAFRKNLIELTELEIKHAKAHAELLKKCLTVLREE; this is translated from the exons atgtttcaggACGGCATATGCGATACTGCTGACATTTTAAATAATGTTCCTCCTAAAAAG acAATTCATACTGACAATGTAGATCTTTCTGATAAGTCATTACAGGTGGATATTTCAGATGCTCTTAGTGAAAAGGATAAAGTAAAATTCACTGTACATACAACAACTACATTACCAGAATTTCAAAAACCAGATAACTTAGTTGTAAGGCAACATGAAGAATTTGTATGGTTACATGACCGATTCGAGGAGAATGAAGAATATGCCGGTTATATT ATTCCTCCTTGTCCACCACGACCAGATTTTGATGCATCTCGTGAAAAGTTACAAAAACTTGGGGAGGGTGAGGGTAACATGACACGTgaggaatttaataaaatgaaacaagAATTGGAGGC TGAATACTTGGCAACGTTTAAAAAAACTGTTGCTATGCATGAAATGTTTTTGACTAGATTAGCACATCATCCAGTTTTTCGTAATGATCATAATTTAAGAGTGTTTTTGGAATATGATCAAGATCTTTGTGTGAGag gGAAAAATAAAATGGAAATGTTTGGAGGTTTGGTAAAATCATTTTCCACTACTACAGATGAATACTATTTGTCTGCAACAGTAAAAGATGTAAACGATTTCTTTGATCAAGAAATGTCGTTTTTACAAACCTATCATCATAATTTAAAAGAAGCAACAGCTCGTGCAGATCGGCAAACTGCCAAACATAAAGATGTAGCAGattcatatattaaaatttctacAAATCTTTTGCAATTAGCTACAACTGATAATGGTAAATTAGAAagatttttaacaaaaatagCAGAGATGTTTGAGAAATTAAGG AAAGTAGAGGGACGGGTAGCATCTGATGAAGATTTAAAATTATCAGACACTCTACGTTACTACATGAGGGATACAGCTGCAGCTAAACGGCTTTTGTTTAGAAGATTGAAAGCTCTACATGCGTACGAATCTGCAAACCGTGCTCTAGAGAAAGCTCGTGCTAAAAACAAAGATGTTCATGCT GCAGAACAAGCTCAAACAGAAGCCTGTGAAAAATTTGAGCAAATGTCAGAAAAGGGAAAAGAAG AATTAGTGGATTTCAAAACGAGGAGGGTAACTGCTTTTAGAAAGAATCTTATTGAATTAACTGAACTTGAAATAAAACATGCAAAA GCACACGCGGAATTGCTCAAAAAATGTTTAACTGTTTTACGAGAAGAGTGA